In Pseudoliparis swirei isolate HS2019 ecotype Mariana Trench chromosome 2, NWPU_hadal_v1, whole genome shotgun sequence, the following are encoded in one genomic region:
- the LOC130203275 gene encoding rho GTPase-activating protein 6-like isoform X3, which translates to MLRNRDPGYHITMPKYGHKHKKLLRRKLDSLSKEKSKDKDTMPQAFGIPLSQVISNDRTHKQRHDPPREENSDFMLSFFHFNSGFKRGNKELSSSNSSLSSTSETPNDSPVFSAPDAAPRTRRRGGVSVDCITDLDDNQSRLLEALQLSLPVEAAGNSKKHHDNKLSLNPIYRQMPRVVDLCCQHLEKYGLNTVGIFRVGSSKKRVRQLREDFDQGWAVHLDEEHNVHDVAALLKEFLRDMPDPLLTRELYTAFINTKLLDSSDQESAIQLLIFLLPPCNSDTLQRLLCLLSTVAANAEDRLDTDGQEITGNKMTSLNLATIFGPNLLHKKKNSDKEFAVQSFARAEESNAIISVVQKMINIYDMLFMVPADLQNEVLMSVQESDPDVVDYLLRRKASQYSEPGLLRAEDSFSLTERYVSSDSIKASSGEVSPYDNNSPVLSDRLLCKYPEESGPLSDGSPRLSGQYQISGHSKDGSGCTSPTLSTDKDFLGDVSECESYGSSEWLSSHQGNNKLPVRQTSLDVLEIRPHPPVTRSCSGSHDQKGQRQPQPSLHQWSSSQSAALRSDTLAERTGQQSCPSLKVRTYGLAPPHSSGRLRETHKSYSTPSVFIYESDTQTPQQCKQSPAAQSADASGPGPEKSPGTPDWQTQRWHIWHMLSKENADALPETLV; encoded by the exons ATGCTTCGGAATCGCGACCCGGGCTACCACATCACCATGCCTAAAT ATGGCCACAAGCACAAGAAGTTACTCAGGCGGAAGTTGGATTCATTATCTAAAGAGAAGAGTAAAGACAAAG ACACGATGCCCCAGGCGTTTGGCATACCGCTGTCGCAGGTCATATCCAACGACCGCACACACAAGCAGCGGCACGACCCCCCGCGGGAGGAGAACAGTGACTTCATGCTGTCCTTCTTCCACTTCAACTCCGGCTTCAAAAGGGGCAACAAGGAGCTCTCCAGCAGCAACTCGTCCCTTAGCTCCACTTCGGAGACCCCAAATGATTCCCCTGTGTTCAGCGCACCGGACGCAGCCCCGCGGACACGCAGGAGG ggcggagtgtCGGTGGATTGCATCACCGATCTTGACGACAACCAGTCTCGGCTCTTGGAGGCCCTTCAGCTCTCTCTGCCAGTGGAGGCAGCTGGCAACAGCAAGAAGCACCATGACAACAAACTCAGCCTTAACCCTATTTACAGGCAGATGCCCAGGGTCGTGGATCTCTGCTGCCAGCACCTGGAAAAATACG GCCTGAACACGGTTGGAATTTTCCGTGTCGGAAGTTCCAAGAAGAGAGTACGACAG CTTCGCGAGGATTTTGACCAGGGATGGGCGGTGCACTTGGACGAGGAGCACAATGTGCATGATGTCGCTGCATTGCTGAAAGAGTTCCTCAGAGACATGCCGGACCCACTGCTCACAAGAGAACTCTACACGGCCTTCATCAACACAAAgt TGCTGGATAGTTCAGACCAAGAGAGCGCCATCCAGCTCCTGATAtttctgcttcctccctgtaACAGCGACACGCTGCAGCGCCTCCTGTGCTTGTTGTCCACAGTGGCTGCAAATGCTGAAGACCGCCTGGACACTGACGGACAAGAG ATCACAGGAAACAAGATGACATCACTCAATCTAGCGACCATCTTTGGACCCAACCTCTTgcacaagaaaaaaaactcagacAAAGAGTTTGCTGTCCAGAGTTTCGCCCGCGCAGAGGAAAGCAACGCCATCATCAGCGTGGTCCAAAAGATGatcaatatatatgatatgcTTTTTATG GTTCCTGCTGACCTTCAGAACGAGGTGCTGATGAGTGTGCAAGAATCTGATCCTGATGTTGTGGATTACTTACTGCGGAGAAAAGCCTCTCAGTACTC TGAGCCCGGCCTTCTTAGAGCAGAGGATTCCTTCTCTCTGACTGAGAGGTACGTATCCAGTGACTCCATCAAAGCCTCTAGCGGAGAGGTGTCTCCCTATGATAACAACTCTCCTGTCCTGTCGGATCGACTGCTGTGTAAATACCCCGAGGAGAGCGGTCCCCTCTCAGACGGGAGCCCCAGACTTTCTGGGCAGTACCAAATCAGCGGCCATTCTAAAGACGGATCTGGCTGCACCTCTCCGACACTTTCTACGGATAAAG ACTTCCTCGGAGACGTGTCGGAATGTGAGTCGTATGGATCTTCAGAATGGCTGAGCAGTCACCAAGGTAACAATAAGCTGCCCGTCAGACAAACCTCATTGGACGTGTTGGAAATCAGGCCACACCCCCCAGTGACTCGCAGCTGCAGTGGTTCTCATGACCAGAAAGGACAAAGACAACCTCAACCGTCATTACATCAGTGGAGTagcagccaatcagcagccCTCCGCTCTGACACCTTAGCAGAAAGGACAGGACAACAATCATGTCCGTCACTTAAGGTCAGGACTTACGGTTTGGCTCCCCCTCACTCCTCCGGAAGGCTGAGGGAGACCCATAAGTCTTACTCCACGCCCTCCGTCTTTATATATGAGTCTGACACCCAAACCCCACAGCAGTGCAAGCAAAGCCCCGCCGCCCAGAGTGCAGATGCCTCTGGGCCCGGACCAGAAAAGAGCCCTGGTACACCAGACTGGCAGACGCAGAGGTGGCATATATGGCATATGCTGTCAAAAGAAAATGCAGACGCCCTGCCGGAGACATTGGTGTGA
- the LOC130203275 gene encoding rho GTPase-activating protein 6-like isoform X2, protein MTASTARRRRFSVSGRNVGLKPVPLHSLSELERVHLQDVAFRRMLRNRDPGYHITMPKYGHKHKKLLRRKLDSLSKEKSKDKDTMPQAFGIPLSQVISNDRTHKQRHDPPREENSDFMLSFFHFNSGFKRGNKELSSSNSSLSSTSETPNDSPVFSAPDAAPRTRRRGGVSVDCITDLDDNQSRLLEALQLSLPVEAAGNSKKHHDNKLSLNPIYRQMPRVVDLCCQHLEKYGLNTVGIFRVGSSKKRVRQLREDFDQGWAVHLDEEHNVHDVAALLKEFLRDMPDPLLTRELYTAFINTKLLDSSDQESAIQLLIFLLPPCNSDTLQRLLCLLSTVAANAEDRLDTDGQEITGNKMTSLNLATIFGPNLLHKKKNSDKEFAVQSFARAEESNAIISVVQKMINIYDMLFMVPADLQNEVLMSVQESDPDVVDYLLRRKASQYSEPGLLRAEDSFSLTERYVSSDSIKASSGEVSPYDNNSPVLSDRLLCKYPEESGPLSDGSPRLSGQYQISGHSKDGSGCTSPTLSTDKDFLGDVSECESYGSSEWLSSHQGNNKLPVRQTSLDVLEIRPHPPVTRSCSGSHDQKGQRQPQPSLHQWSSSQSAALRSDTLAERTGQQSCPSLKVRTYGLAPPHSSGRLRETHKSYSTPSVFIYESDTQTPQQCKQSPAAQSADASGPGPEKSPGTPDWQTQRWHIWHMLSKENADALPETLV, encoded by the exons ATGACGGCTTCTACGGCGAGGAGACGTCGGTTCAG CGTGTCAGGACGTAACGTTGGCCTGAAGCCCGTCCCTTTGCACAGCCTCTCAGAGTTGGAGAGGGTTCATCTCCAAGACGTGGCCTTCAGACGGATGCTTCGGAATCGCGACCCGGGCTACCACATCACCATGCCTAAAT ATGGCCACAAGCACAAGAAGTTACTCAGGCGGAAGTTGGATTCATTATCTAAAGAGAAGAGTAAAGACAAAG ACACGATGCCCCAGGCGTTTGGCATACCGCTGTCGCAGGTCATATCCAACGACCGCACACACAAGCAGCGGCACGACCCCCCGCGGGAGGAGAACAGTGACTTCATGCTGTCCTTCTTCCACTTCAACTCCGGCTTCAAAAGGGGCAACAAGGAGCTCTCCAGCAGCAACTCGTCCCTTAGCTCCACTTCGGAGACCCCAAATGATTCCCCTGTGTTCAGCGCACCGGACGCAGCCCCGCGGACACGCAGGAGG ggcggagtgtCGGTGGATTGCATCACCGATCTTGACGACAACCAGTCTCGGCTCTTGGAGGCCCTTCAGCTCTCTCTGCCAGTGGAGGCAGCTGGCAACAGCAAGAAGCACCATGACAACAAACTCAGCCTTAACCCTATTTACAGGCAGATGCCCAGGGTCGTGGATCTCTGCTGCCAGCACCTGGAAAAATACG GCCTGAACACGGTTGGAATTTTCCGTGTCGGAAGTTCCAAGAAGAGAGTACGACAG CTTCGCGAGGATTTTGACCAGGGATGGGCGGTGCACTTGGACGAGGAGCACAATGTGCATGATGTCGCTGCATTGCTGAAAGAGTTCCTCAGAGACATGCCGGACCCACTGCTCACAAGAGAACTCTACACGGCCTTCATCAACACAAAgt TGCTGGATAGTTCAGACCAAGAGAGCGCCATCCAGCTCCTGATAtttctgcttcctccctgtaACAGCGACACGCTGCAGCGCCTCCTGTGCTTGTTGTCCACAGTGGCTGCAAATGCTGAAGACCGCCTGGACACTGACGGACAAGAG ATCACAGGAAACAAGATGACATCACTCAATCTAGCGACCATCTTTGGACCCAACCTCTTgcacaagaaaaaaaactcagacAAAGAGTTTGCTGTCCAGAGTTTCGCCCGCGCAGAGGAAAGCAACGCCATCATCAGCGTGGTCCAAAAGATGatcaatatatatgatatgcTTTTTATG GTTCCTGCTGACCTTCAGAACGAGGTGCTGATGAGTGTGCAAGAATCTGATCCTGATGTTGTGGATTACTTACTGCGGAGAAAAGCCTCTCAGTACTC TGAGCCCGGCCTTCTTAGAGCAGAGGATTCCTTCTCTCTGACTGAGAGGTACGTATCCAGTGACTCCATCAAAGCCTCTAGCGGAGAGGTGTCTCCCTATGATAACAACTCTCCTGTCCTGTCGGATCGACTGCTGTGTAAATACCCCGAGGAGAGCGGTCCCCTCTCAGACGGGAGCCCCAGACTTTCTGGGCAGTACCAAATCAGCGGCCATTCTAAAGACGGATCTGGCTGCACCTCTCCGACACTTTCTACGGATAAAG ACTTCCTCGGAGACGTGTCGGAATGTGAGTCGTATGGATCTTCAGAATGGCTGAGCAGTCACCAAGGTAACAATAAGCTGCCCGTCAGACAAACCTCATTGGACGTGTTGGAAATCAGGCCACACCCCCCAGTGACTCGCAGCTGCAGTGGTTCTCATGACCAGAAAGGACAAAGACAACCTCAACCGTCATTACATCAGTGGAGTagcagccaatcagcagccCTCCGCTCTGACACCTTAGCAGAAAGGACAGGACAACAATCATGTCCGTCACTTAAGGTCAGGACTTACGGTTTGGCTCCCCCTCACTCCTCCGGAAGGCTGAGGGAGACCCATAAGTCTTACTCCACGCCCTCCGTCTTTATATATGAGTCTGACACCCAAACCCCACAGCAGTGCAAGCAAAGCCCCGCCGCCCAGAGTGCAGATGCCTCTGGGCCCGGACCAGAAAAGAGCCCTGGTACACCAGACTGGCAGACGCAGAGGTGGCATATATGGCATATGCTGTCAAAAGAAAATGCAGACGCCCTGCCGGAGACATTGGTGTGA
- the LOC130203275 gene encoding rho GTPase-activating protein 6-like isoform X1: MSAQGLLSSVFSCSLSPKTLSKRRLRHTKSLDPALMSHDGFYGEETSVQGDFTWNSVSGRNVGLKPVPLHSLSELERVHLQDVAFRRMLRNRDPGYHITMPKYGHKHKKLLRRKLDSLSKEKSKDKDTMPQAFGIPLSQVISNDRTHKQRHDPPREENSDFMLSFFHFNSGFKRGNKELSSSNSSLSSTSETPNDSPVFSAPDAAPRTRRRGGVSVDCITDLDDNQSRLLEALQLSLPVEAAGNSKKHHDNKLSLNPIYRQMPRVVDLCCQHLEKYGLNTVGIFRVGSSKKRVRQLREDFDQGWAVHLDEEHNVHDVAALLKEFLRDMPDPLLTRELYTAFINTKLLDSSDQESAIQLLIFLLPPCNSDTLQRLLCLLSTVAANAEDRLDTDGQEITGNKMTSLNLATIFGPNLLHKKKNSDKEFAVQSFARAEESNAIISVVQKMINIYDMLFMVPADLQNEVLMSVQESDPDVVDYLLRRKASQYSEPGLLRAEDSFSLTERYVSSDSIKASSGEVSPYDNNSPVLSDRLLCKYPEESGPLSDGSPRLSGQYQISGHSKDGSGCTSPTLSTDKDFLGDVSECESYGSSEWLSSHQGNNKLPVRQTSLDVLEIRPHPPVTRSCSGSHDQKGQRQPQPSLHQWSSSQSAALRSDTLAERTGQQSCPSLKVRTYGLAPPHSSGRLRETHKSYSTPSVFIYESDTQTPQQCKQSPAAQSADASGPGPEKSPGTPDWQTQRWHIWHMLSKENADALPETLV; the protein is encoded by the exons ATGTCGGCTCAGGGCTTGTTGAGCAGTGTGTTCTCATGCTCGCTGAGCCCCAAAACTCTCTCCAAACGGAGACTAAGACACACCAAGAGTTTGGACCCGGCGTTGATGAGCCATGACGGCTTCTACGGCGAGGAGACGTCGGTTCAG ggtGACTTTACCTGGAACAGCGTGTCAGGACGTAACGTTGGCCTGAAGCCCGTCCCTTTGCACAGCCTCTCAGAGTTGGAGAGGGTTCATCTCCAAGACGTGGCCTTCAGACGGATGCTTCGGAATCGCGACCCGGGCTACCACATCACCATGCCTAAAT ATGGCCACAAGCACAAGAAGTTACTCAGGCGGAAGTTGGATTCATTATCTAAAGAGAAGAGTAAAGACAAAG ACACGATGCCCCAGGCGTTTGGCATACCGCTGTCGCAGGTCATATCCAACGACCGCACACACAAGCAGCGGCACGACCCCCCGCGGGAGGAGAACAGTGACTTCATGCTGTCCTTCTTCCACTTCAACTCCGGCTTCAAAAGGGGCAACAAGGAGCTCTCCAGCAGCAACTCGTCCCTTAGCTCCACTTCGGAGACCCCAAATGATTCCCCTGTGTTCAGCGCACCGGACGCAGCCCCGCGGACACGCAGGAGG ggcggagtgtCGGTGGATTGCATCACCGATCTTGACGACAACCAGTCTCGGCTCTTGGAGGCCCTTCAGCTCTCTCTGCCAGTGGAGGCAGCTGGCAACAGCAAGAAGCACCATGACAACAAACTCAGCCTTAACCCTATTTACAGGCAGATGCCCAGGGTCGTGGATCTCTGCTGCCAGCACCTGGAAAAATACG GCCTGAACACGGTTGGAATTTTCCGTGTCGGAAGTTCCAAGAAGAGAGTACGACAG CTTCGCGAGGATTTTGACCAGGGATGGGCGGTGCACTTGGACGAGGAGCACAATGTGCATGATGTCGCTGCATTGCTGAAAGAGTTCCTCAGAGACATGCCGGACCCACTGCTCACAAGAGAACTCTACACGGCCTTCATCAACACAAAgt TGCTGGATAGTTCAGACCAAGAGAGCGCCATCCAGCTCCTGATAtttctgcttcctccctgtaACAGCGACACGCTGCAGCGCCTCCTGTGCTTGTTGTCCACAGTGGCTGCAAATGCTGAAGACCGCCTGGACACTGACGGACAAGAG ATCACAGGAAACAAGATGACATCACTCAATCTAGCGACCATCTTTGGACCCAACCTCTTgcacaagaaaaaaaactcagacAAAGAGTTTGCTGTCCAGAGTTTCGCCCGCGCAGAGGAAAGCAACGCCATCATCAGCGTGGTCCAAAAGATGatcaatatatatgatatgcTTTTTATG GTTCCTGCTGACCTTCAGAACGAGGTGCTGATGAGTGTGCAAGAATCTGATCCTGATGTTGTGGATTACTTACTGCGGAGAAAAGCCTCTCAGTACTC TGAGCCCGGCCTTCTTAGAGCAGAGGATTCCTTCTCTCTGACTGAGAGGTACGTATCCAGTGACTCCATCAAAGCCTCTAGCGGAGAGGTGTCTCCCTATGATAACAACTCTCCTGTCCTGTCGGATCGACTGCTGTGTAAATACCCCGAGGAGAGCGGTCCCCTCTCAGACGGGAGCCCCAGACTTTCTGGGCAGTACCAAATCAGCGGCCATTCTAAAGACGGATCTGGCTGCACCTCTCCGACACTTTCTACGGATAAAG ACTTCCTCGGAGACGTGTCGGAATGTGAGTCGTATGGATCTTCAGAATGGCTGAGCAGTCACCAAGGTAACAATAAGCTGCCCGTCAGACAAACCTCATTGGACGTGTTGGAAATCAGGCCACACCCCCCAGTGACTCGCAGCTGCAGTGGTTCTCATGACCAGAAAGGACAAAGACAACCTCAACCGTCATTACATCAGTGGAGTagcagccaatcagcagccCTCCGCTCTGACACCTTAGCAGAAAGGACAGGACAACAATCATGTCCGTCACTTAAGGTCAGGACTTACGGTTTGGCTCCCCCTCACTCCTCCGGAAGGCTGAGGGAGACCCATAAGTCTTACTCCACGCCCTCCGTCTTTATATATGAGTCTGACACCCAAACCCCACAGCAGTGCAAGCAAAGCCCCGCCGCCCAGAGTGCAGATGCCTCTGGGCCCGGACCAGAAAAGAGCCCTGGTACACCAGACTGGCAGACGCAGAGGTGGCATATATGGCATATGCTGTCAAAAGAAAATGCAGACGCCCTGCCGGAGACATTGGTGTGA